Within the Photobacterium swingsii genome, the region GCTGCGCTAGGACGAGAACTCTTTAAGCTGCGTCGTTTGAAGCAGCGTCAGACTGAGCGCGATCAGGCACAAGCGCTGTTGGATGCCGATGGCATGGGACAGGGTAAAACGTTTTGTACCAAGCTAGCCAAGCAAAGTGGCATTCACAATGAACACGTAGGCTATGATCGCTGGCAGCAGTCGTTAGCAGCTACTCACAATGACCGTGAAGTGATCCTTCTTTATGATCAAATGGTGATGTCGCAACAAGATAAATTAGCGCGACGTTTGGTCAGTAAGTATTCGAGCGAAGCTGCGTTAATGGTGGCATTAAGCCCATTAGCCATTGCTGATATGTTACTGGTTGCTTGGCGAAACTTTAGATTGATTGAGCAAATATCGGCAGTTTATGGTGTCGAATTGGGTTACTGGTCACGCATTCGCTTGGTTAAATTGGTTTTAGCTAACATGGCACTGGCAGGAGCCAGTGAGGTGGTGGCTGATACTGGCATGAATATGCTGTCGATGGATATTGCTGGTCGTGTTTCCACCCGAGTGGCGCAAGGTGTAGGCGTTGGATTATTGACTGCAAGACTCGGCTTAAAAGCCATGGCGTTAATGCGTCCCTTACCATGGCAAGAGGGATCCCAGCCTAAACTGGGTGAAATACGCCGCGACTTATTAGCGCAATTAACTAAGAAACAAGATGATGCGTAATTTATAATCTACGCGCATCTTTCAATATTTACTTTAAAGGCAACCTTGTGTTGCCTTTTTCTCGCCTGTTATTTTATTTTCCCGGACGATGTTTCTGGATCTGGCTGCGATTGGTTTCACCTATGTTTCTTTATAAAAGATGCCGCCTTGGTAAGGTTTGTGTCAGAAGTCGGATTTTGACTCGCTTAGCTGATCTTGAGCACATTTAACTCGATAATTGTTACAGGTTATCAGGCTCTACTTGACTCAAATTACACATCGACGCACACTTCAAGTGTCAGGAATAGTTGACACTTTTGGAGTGGAAAATATGAGGCTACAAGTCTTTTGTGAAGATCGTTTAGGGATTACCCGTGAATTGCTGGATATTCTCACCAATCAGCAGATTGATCTTCGCGGGATTGAAATTGATCGCATTGGCATTATTTACTTAAACTGCCCTGAGATTGAATTTGAACCATTCAGTCAGTTAATGTCGCAAATACGCCAACTTGATGGCGTAACTGACGTGCGAAAAATTCAGTTTATGCCTAGTGAACGTGAGCATAAAGAGTTAAGTGCCTTATTAGAAACACTGCCTGATCCTGTTTTCTCGATTAACCTTCATGGCAAAATAGATCTTGCCAATGAAGCGGCGGAACGTTTGATCGCCAAGCAACGCGAAGAGATTTTGGGTGAACCGATACAAACTATTCTTGGGTTTAATTTTCAGCAGTGGCTAGAAAATCAAGCGGGTGAGCATCGCAGTGAAATGGTGGTGATTTCTGGCTTAGATTACATGATGGAAATTATGCCAGTATTTGTGACTGATGATAATGAAGAGTCAGTCATGGCAAGTGCTGTTGTACTGCTCAAGTCTTTATCCGAAGCTAAAATGCCAATCGCCATGCGTAAAATTAGTGGTGATAATGGGTTTGAGCACCTTGTTGGTCAGTCATCTCGTTTTAAGCATCTGCTATCTCAAGCTAAAAAGCTTGCCTTGCTTGATGCTCCGTTATTGATCCAAGGTGAAACAGGAACAGGTAAAGAAATGTTGGCGCGGGCGTGTCATCAACGTTCTGTTCGCCGTGACCAACCTTTTATGGTGGTGAACTGTGTGTCAATGCCTGATAACGCTGCCGAGACTGAGCTTTTTGGTTTTGCGGGCAGTGCGACCGAGCCAAGTAAAAAAGGGATATTTGAACAAGCAGATGGCGGTACGGTTTTCTTGTATGAAATCGGTGAGATGTCGGCGCACCTTCAAATTAAACTATTGCGCTTTTTACAAGATGGCACTTTTCGACGTGTGGGCGAAGAGCACGAAATTAAAGTTGATTTACGTGTTATTTGCTCAACACAAAAGAAATTACCAGATTTGATCACCGCAGGGCAATTCCGTGAAGATTTATATTATCGACTTAATGTGCTGGCATTAGTGGTGCCGCCATTACGCGAACGTACTGCAGATATCGTACCGCTCGCGGATCTGTTTTTATCTCAATTTGCCCAAGAGTTGCAGCAACCTAAGCCAAATATTTCCGATAAGTTGGCTCAGTATCTTAGCCAATATGCTTGGCCGGGTAATATTCGTCAGCTAAGGAATGTTTTGTTCCGTGCGATGACTCAAGTGGATAGTGATGAATTGGAAATTGAAGACATTCAATTACCTGAAAATGAAACCACCAGTATCATTAGTGACGAAATTCTTGATGGTTCATTAGACGACATCATGAAGCGCTATGAATCGGGTATTTTGACAAATCTGTACAAGAGCTACCCATCAACGCGTAAGTTGGCAAAAAGACTTGGAGTGTCTCATACCGCTGTGGCGAATAAGCTACGCGAATACCATATTAATAAGTAGATGCTAGTAGGTAGCCGCCATAGGCGACTACTGACAACAAAACTACTTTTTATGGGTAGAAATCAACGCGAGTTGTCCGGTTTCAAGGGCATGTAGCTGTTGGATGACATCATCACCAAAGTGATAGCGTGAAGAGACGTTACTCGCAATGCGGTGGCAAGGAATAACGATAGGGATTGGGTTTACATTTCTTGCCATTCCCACTGCACTGGCGGCATGCGGCAAGCCTAATTGTTGTGCAATTTGTAGGTTAGTTTGGTGTTGATTAAACGGGATATGGCGAAGAGCTTGCCATACTTTAATTTGAAAGCTTGTGCCCTGTGGAGCGATAGGAAAGGTGAATTTTTTCCTTTTTCCTTGGAAATACTCTTTTAATTCATGAGTATAGAGCTGCATTTTGGTTGGTTCATGCTCCCATTCCTTATCAGGGCAGAAGCCTGGGCTGCAAATAGTGAGTTGGCGTAGACCTTGTGAGTCTGCAAGTAAAAAAATTCTACCAATATCAGTATCAAGATAGTCGAAATACATAGTTACGGCTTAAGGGACTAATTTGTTTAATTCTATTATAAACCGTTCATCAAATTTAGCAGTCGATGATCTGAAAATTCGCCTGATTGCTAACAAAGATGCTGAGCAGATTACAGCCTATTACCAAAAAAATCGCGCTTACCTTCAACCTTGGGAGCCTTTGCGCGAGGAGCACTTTTATACATTAGCGGGTTGGGAAAAACGTTTAATTCAATTGACTGAGTTACAAAAGCATCATCTTGCGTATTATTTCGTTATTTTCAAAGCGGGAAGTGATGAAATTTGTGGTGTGGTGAATTTCAGTAATCTAGTGAAACACCCGTTTCATGCGTGTCATGTTGGTTACTCGCTAGGTGAGCATTATCAAGGTCAGGGCATTATGCGTCGTGCTGTGGCTGCGACAGTTCAATGGTTATTTGAAGAGCATAATTTTCATCGTGTGATAGCGGGTTATATGCCTCGTAATGCAAAAAGCGAAAAAGTATTGGAATCATTAGGCTTTGAAAAAGAAGGGTATGCTAAAGATTACCTGCTAATAAACGGTAAGTGGGAAGATCATGTGCTGACTTCGAAAATAAATCCGAATTGGCAGACGCCATAAAGTACTTGCAGAAGTCGAGGCACCTGATTCATCAATTAACCTTGATATAAAAAGGGCTTGCACAGTGCAAGCCCTTTGTTTTTTGTGCTGTATTTCTAGCTATTACTCAACAGTTAGAATACGCATGTTGTTGGTTGAACCAACGGTATCCATCACATCACCTTGAGTGATAATCACAAGATCACCTGTTGCTAGGTAGTTTTGTTCTTTCAGCACAGCAACGGCATGTTTCGCTGCTTCAAGGCCCGCATCGCTTTCACGATCAAAGAAGATCGGTGTGACACCACGGAATAGTGCAGCACGGTTAAGCGTACTTTCATTGCGTGACATGGCGAAAATAGGTAAACCCGATGAAATACGAGACATCATCAGTGGTGTACGGCCAGACTCTGTCATCGTTACCATCGCTTTAACGCCTTCCATGTGGTTAGCTGCGTACATGGTAGACATTGCAATTGTTTCTTCTGGTGATTCAAACGTACGCGCTAGACGGTGGTTTGAAACATTGATACTAGGTTCTTTTTCAGCACCCAGACAGACACTTGCCATTGCTGTTACGGTTTCAACAGGGAAATCGCCAGCGGCTGTTTCAGCAGATAGCATTACGGCATCTGTACCATCAAGAACCGCATTTGCCACGTCCATAACTTCTGCACGTGTTGGCATTGGGCTAGTGATCATCGATTCCATCATTTGCGTAGCAGTGATCACAGTACGGTTCAGGCTGCGTGCACGACGAATAAGTTTCTTCTGAACGCCTACAAGCTCAGGGTCACCAATTTCAACACCTAGGTCACCACGTGCAACCATTACTGCATCAGAGGCTAAAATGATGTCATCCATTGCTTCTGTTGTCGCAACAGATTCAGCACGCTCTACTTTCGCGACGAGCTTAGCTTCAAGGCCTGCGTCAACAGCTAAACGGCGTGCATATTTCATATCTTCACCGTTACGCGGGAACGAAACAGCAAGGTAATCCACTTTCATTGCAGCTGCGGTTAAGATGTCTGCTTTATCTTTGTCCGTTAGCGCTTCTGCAGATAGACCGCCACCTTGTTTGTTGATGCCTTTGTTATTTGATAAAGGACCACCAACTGTTACTTCGGTGTGAACCTTATTACCTTCAACAGAAACAACACGTAGCTGTACACGACCATCATCAAGTAATAGAACGTCACCAGCCGTTACATCTTTTGGCAGCTCTTTGTAGTCAAGACCAACAGCGTCTTGGTTACCTTCGCCTTTTGCCAAGTCACTATCAAGTGTGAATTTATCACCAATAGCGAGTTGAATTTTGTTGTCTTTAAACGTTGAAACACGAATTTTAGGGCCTTGTAAGTCGCCTAAAATTGCAACGTGTTTACCTAGCTTAGCCGCAATTTCACGTACAGTTTTAGTACGTTGGATATGATCTTCAGGGCTACCGTGGGAGAAGTTCATACGAACAACATTAGCGCCAGCTGCGATAATCTTTTCAAGGTTGTTATCGCGATCCGTTGCTGGACCCAGAGTAGTTACGATTTTAGTGCGTCTTAGCCTATCAGACATTGGGAACTCCATTTATGATTCATAAAGAAAAATGGACTGGTTAGGAACGGGCCAGTTAAAACCATTAATCTGTTTGAAATATTACTACAAGACAAGCGAAATGTTCGTTGTTATTCATCAATAAACTGTAAGAAATATACATGCAACAGATGAAATAAAAATGAACTTCAGCGGTAGTTTATTCAATGAAGTAAGTGTAGCGGTTAGAAAAGGGCTGCAGAGAACAAGTTAGCCATTTAAAAAAGAAAAGGCATGAATATAAATGCATGCCTTTAGAGTATGGTTGGACTGATTTGTGGTTGGCTTAGATAAGATCTTGTTTAGAGAAACGAGAGTCTTTCAACGAATCTTTCACTCGTTTAAGGTTTTCACGAAAACCAGCGCCACGACGTAATGTAAAGCCTGTTGCGAGTACATCAATAACCGTCATTTGTACAACACGGCTAGCCATAGGCATATAAATGTCTGTGTCTTCAGGTACATCCAAACAGATAGATAGCGAACACTCATGATCCAACGGTGAGTCTTTGGCTGTGATACCAATAACCGTTGCGCTATTTTCGCGTGCCATACGTGCTATTTCGACCAGGCTCTTAGTACGCCCGGTGTGTGAAATAACAACGACAACATCGCCGTCACTACAGTTAATAACGCTCATACGTTGCATCACAATATCGTCAAAACAAACGACTGGGATGTTAAAGCGGAAAAACTTGTTTTGTGCATCATGCGCAACAGATGCTGATGCGCCAAGGCCAAAGAAAGATATTTTCTTAGCCTGTGTTAGCAAATCAACAGCACGATTAACTTGAAGTGGCTCCAGGCTGTTTTTCGCAACATCTAGGCAAGCCATTGTTGATTCGAAAATTTTTGATGTGTACGCATCTGGGCCATCTGTTTCTTCAACGTTGCGGTTCACATAAGGTGTACCATTTGCAAGGCTTTGTGCTAAATGTAATTTAAAATCGGGAAAGCCTTTTGTGTCTAAGCGGCGACAAAAACGGTTTACCGTTGGCTCACTCACATCAGCCATTTTGGCTAATGTAGCAATGCTTGAGTGAATAGCAGTTTGCGGGGAAGCAATGATAACTTCTGCAACTTTACGTTCAGACTTACTGAAGTTATCTAAATTTTTCTGAATTTTTTCTAGGGTATTCATCGAGATTACCGCGCTTCGTTACTGAGTTTCAAAAGACTACATAGTTAGCCAATATGGTGAAACTATACTACCTCTGTGATTGTTACTCCTAGTGAATCGATCAATATCGGCATTCCTTTTTATTATAATTTGACAGGGATCGAGTTTTCTCTTTCAGAATTGAAAATAAAATGCGTTAAATCATCAATAATACGCGCGATTTGGCACTTATTCTGTTATTTAATTTCATATTGTGGGAATTAATTTACAGCTTGAAATTAATAGTGCAGTTAATAATGCTTATTAGAGAATGAAAGGAAATATCATGAAAGTCAGTATTTGTGGATGTGGGTGGTTAGGGTTACCACTTGCCCATTATTTAAAAAATCAGGGAATGCAGGTACAGGGATCTAAGCGTACTCTCGCGGACGCACAAGCTCTTAGTCATAACGGTATTCTCGGCTTTCCATTAGCATTGCCGTTGAACAAGGAAGCAGTAGAAGAACTGAATGACTTTTTTGATTGTGATGTGATGGTAGTGAATATCCCACCAGGTCGAAAAACGTTGCTATCGGCACAGTACGCGCAATCTATTTTAATCTTGTGCGAAGAAGCCAAAAGAAAAGGGTGTCGAAGATTGATTTTTATCAGTACAACGTCCGTTTATGGTGACTGTACTGGTACCGTTTCTGAGAAGACGACTCCTATGCCGACGACAGAGTCAGGCAAGGCACATTATGAGATTGAACAAGGTTTGATGGCCTCTTGGGGTGAACAGGTCACTGTACTTAGACTTGCAGGTTTGATTGGTCCGAATAGGCACCCTGTTAAATTTTTATCAGGGCGTAGTAACATTCAGCAAGGTGGGGCACCTGTTAACTTGATTCATCAGCAAGACTGTATTCGGGCGATAACGGCGATTATTCGTTCTCAGCCTGTGCAAAGTGTTTTCCATCTTGCTGCGAGCCAGCATCCTTCTCGAGCCGATTACTATACTGCGATGGCGAAATTAGCAGGGTTAGCGGTGCCAGAATTTACTGATAATTGTGGTGAGAATGAGAAACAAGTTGACGCTTTGTTTACCTGCGAACAGCTTGGTTTAGTGTTAGACAAAGATGATTTGATGCAGGTAAAACCTGAGCTAGATGACCTTAAGTATTAATTTTTAGATAAAAAAACGCTGAGCAAAGGGCTCAGCGTGAATATCCAAAAAATTCGGAGTTTAAGCAGCAGTGGCAGTTCAAGATTAAATGCATAAGGACTCAGTAGCACTTACCCATAACTAAAAACACATTAATAATTCAGTGATGGGTAAAGAATTAATCTCAATCTATATAATATGACTTCACGAAATCAGCTTGGTTCAAAATAATTTCAGAAAAAATGATATTTTAATGGTTCGGTGCTTTTTAGGTGATGAAGGGAACTTTTTTGTGCATAAAGCGTAAAAAAATCCCGCTGAGTCCTCAGCGGGATTACCAAACGGTATAATTCATTTACACAAAATAAGGAGTTTTAGCAGCAGTGGCATCAATGATTAATGATGAAAACACTCTTTTTGCATCACCATTAATTTGAATGTCATATATTCAGACTGGCTGTTTTCAGAATGGTTCCAATAAATTTAAAAAAAGATTCAAAAAAGCTAAAAACCATTAAATATCAGCTGCTTAGTGTTTTGCCTGCTTTGTGGGTAAAAAAAAGCCCACTAACATTGAGTGGGCGAAGCTCTATTTACACAATTAGGAGTTAAGCAGCAGTGGCATCGTAGATTGAAGAGAAGAATGCGTGTTGGCGGCCTGCGAACAATTCATATATCGTCAATCTTAATGTCACTATATATGACTGGTGTTTATCGGCTTAGTTCAAAGAAATTATCTAAATTTATAGTTTTTATTTTAACTTCATGATTTTAAATTGAATTTAAAGCAAGGCTATTTCTGTTCTGCAAAAAATGATGTAAATCAGGGTTTATCTTGTCGCGCTCTGCCACTATGCCTGCTCATATTGTTGTAAAGACAGTCTCTATGTCGTTAAAGGAGAATGCGATGACTCAGAGTTTTTCGCTGAATACGTACCTTGAGCAATTAGCACAATTAGTGAATATCGATTGTGGTAGCCACACCCCAACAGGCATTGCGCAGGTGGCAGATGTACTTACCCCTATGTTTGAATCTCTTGGCTTTACGGTGAGCCGTCATCAGCCTCATCCCGATTCCGGGCCATGTCTGGCAATCACCAATAAACCAGATGCTGAGCATTATGATGTAATGCTGAGTGGTCATATGGACACAGTATTTCCTGTCGGCACTGTCGCCGAACGTCCTATGACCTTTGATGATGAGAAGGTGTATGGCCCTGGCGCAACTGATATGAAGTCAGGCATTCTGAGCGCATGGTATGCATTAAAAGCGCTCACTGACGAAGAACGTTCCCGCCTTGCGATTGTGGTTGTTTTGAATTGCGATGAAGAAATTGGTTCTATCTATTCTCGTGAGTGGCTGGAAGGCTTTGCACGTAAGAGCCGCCAAGTCTTGGTTTGTGAAGCATCACGCCCAACAGGTAACTTAATCCGCTCTCGTAAGGGTAATGCTAAGTACGAAATTGAATTCCACGGTGTAGCTTCTCATGCTGGCTCTGCATTGGCTGATGGTGTAAATGCAATTTATGAATTAAGCCACTGGTCATTAGCCATTAAAAATATGGTTAACCTCGAAACGGGCACCACTATGAATGTGGGTGTGATTGAAGGTGGTATGGCTGTCAATGTTGTTCCTGATTACGCGAAAGCAACTGTAGACCTGCGTTTTTGGAATACCGATGAAGCAGAAACGATCCACGAAAAGCTATTAGCAATGGCTGAAGCACCATTTGAAGCGGGCGCGAGTGTGACGGTCAACCGAGTGACTTTCAAGCCTTCGATGCAGCCTTCAAGCGATACTGAAGCACTGATCAAACTTGTTAGTGAAGAAGCTGATAAGCTGAATATTGTGTATGGCTGGGAAGATGCAGGTGGTGGTTCCGATGGTAACTTCACTGCGGCACTTGGCACACCGACATTGGATGGTTTTGGTCCTATGGGGGCTGGCTTCCACAGTGATAAAGAATATCTGTTGATTGATTCGATTGCGCCTCGCATTGAGCTGTTAGCAAATACGCTACGCCGTTTGTAGATTGACTTAATGTCATAGCGAAAAGCCAAAACTGAAAAGTTTTGGCTTTTTTATTACCTTAACGCTTGACCTTGGACTTAGCTCCAAGGTTTATCTTTGTTATCAGAACAATCATTCATACCGTCAACACTGTTTATTACGGTATGAAAGTATTAAGGAGATGCGCTATGTGTGCTCAATGTAACAGTAAGAAAAACCATATTCATACAACTAAAGCCGCAGTAGGGAGTGCAAGCACAGTTAAAGTTGAAAGTGCAGTGACAACTGATTGTTGTTCAACAGGCACTTCTTCAAGTTGCAGCAGCACTTCAGATACAAGTGATGGTGATGATGGTGGTGATGCTGCCTCCTCAGGAGCCGTGATTAACCAACCTTTGGCAGATAAATCTATGACAAAATTTAAAGCATTCACTACGGTTGAAAATGCTGACTCATCTTCGGTATTAACTCCGCCTTCTGGCTCTACTCAACCACATTGTCATGACACACCTATTAGTCATAATGCCGCTGGTAGTAGCAATGCCTCTGATTGCTGCAGTGCAGGACAATGTTCAGCAAACGAAGATGTGTTGAAAGATGAAAATATTGAAGCTGCGCTTGTCAATGAGTCTGGTCATACCCAGCGTTGGAATATTTTAGGCATGGACTGCCCAAGCTGTGCCGCTAAACTTGAAAAGGCTGTTCTGAGTCTTACCGGTGTTGAGCAAGCCAAAGTGATGTTTGCGACTGAAAAATTAGTGGTAAGCAGTGCGTCTCCAATGGCGGATAAAATTGAAGGCAAAGCTAAAGAAGCAGGTTTTCGATTAGTTGGATCGACATCTTCAGTCAAAGATGATCAGCCTAGTTTTATTCAGCAACATTTCGCTGTGATTGCCATTGCATTCATGATGATCGTCTCGTTTGCAATTGATAGTCAGTCTGAGTTTTATGGCCTAATTGCGTTTTCTGTCACCACAATATTGGGCTTAATCCCAATCTTAAAAAAATCGATTAACCTCGCTAAGTCAGGTTCACCATTCTCAATTGAAACCTTAATGTCTATCGCAGCATTAGGTGCGCTTTACTTGGGTGAAACTGCGGAAGCGGCAATGGTACTCTTGCTGTTTTTACTTGGTGAGCAACTGGAAGGTTACGCTGCCTCTCGTGCTCGCAGCGGTGTAAAAGCCTTGATGGATCTTGTACCTGAAGAAGCGACTGTGGTGCGACCTAATGGCGAACGTACCAAAGTCGCAGTTGAAAGTCTGAAGAAAGGTGATGTGATTGAGGTTGCGCCAGGTGCACGCTTACCTGCTGATGGTATTGTCTTAGATATTGCGGCGAGCTTTGATGAAAGTGCTCTGACAGGGGAATCGGTGCCTGTTGAGCGTATGCCTGGTGATAAAGTGATGGCAGGTTCATTAGTTGCTGACAAAGTGGTGCAATTAACTATTGAATCGGAACAAGGTGATAATGCTATCGATCGTATTCTTCATTTGATTGAAGATGCCGAGTCTCGTAAAGCACCATTAGAACGTTTTCTGGATAAGTTTAGCCGTTGGTATACGCCAGCAATGATAGTGTTAGCGGCTCTAGTGATTGTTATTCCACCTATGTTA harbors:
- a CDS encoding YcjF family protein; the encoded protein is MSQQPQELKRKVVFDEPQETEPDLELNSQLKFAGDNTFLPETTPEADPDVSLEKDLERTLAKSKKSSGWFKGLLVAGAAMVGWQTVDYVATAYQSGDWLALGWSGITAAIATTGIAALGRELFKLRRLKQRQTERDQAQALLDADGMGQGKTFCTKLAKQSGIHNEHVGYDRWQQSLAATHNDREVILLYDQMVMSQQDKLARRLVSKYSSEAALMVALSPLAIADMLLVAWRNFRLIEQISAVYGVELGYWSRIRLVKLVLANMALAGASEVVADTGMNMLSMDIAGRVSTRVAQGVGVGLLTARLGLKAMALMRPLPWQEGSQPKLGEIRRDLLAQLTKKQDDA
- the tyrR gene encoding transcriptional regulator TyrR, which translates into the protein MRLQVFCEDRLGITRELLDILTNQQIDLRGIEIDRIGIIYLNCPEIEFEPFSQLMSQIRQLDGVTDVRKIQFMPSEREHKELSALLETLPDPVFSINLHGKIDLANEAAERLIAKQREEILGEPIQTILGFNFQQWLENQAGEHRSEMVVISGLDYMMEIMPVFVTDDNEESVMASAVVLLKSLSEAKMPIAMRKISGDNGFEHLVGQSSRFKHLLSQAKKLALLDAPLLIQGETGTGKEMLARACHQRSVRRDQPFMVVNCVSMPDNAAETELFGFAGSATEPSKKGIFEQADGGTVFLYEIGEMSAHLQIKLLRFLQDGTFRRVGEEHEIKVDLRVICSTQKKLPDLITAGQFREDLYYRLNVLALVVPPLRERTADIVPLADLFLSQFAQELQQPKPNISDKLAQYLSQYAWPGNIRQLRNVLFRAMTQVDSDELEIEDIQLPENETTSIISDEILDGSLDDIMKRYESGILTNLYKSYPSTRKLAKRLGVSHTAVANKLREYHINK
- a CDS encoding methylated-DNA--[protein]-cysteine S-methyltransferase, translating into MYFDYLDTDIGRIFLLADSQGLRQLTICSPGFCPDKEWEHEPTKMQLYTHELKEYFQGKRKKFTFPIAPQGTSFQIKVWQALRHIPFNQHQTNLQIAQQLGLPHAASAVGMARNVNPIPIVIPCHRIASNVSSRYHFGDDVIQQLHALETGQLALISTHKK
- the rimJ gene encoding ribosomal protein S5-alanine N-acetyltransferase, with the translated sequence MFNSIINRSSNLAVDDLKIRLIANKDAEQITAYYQKNRAYLQPWEPLREEHFYTLAGWEKRLIQLTELQKHHLAYYFVIFKAGSDEICGVVNFSNLVKHPFHACHVGYSLGEHYQGQGIMRRAVAATVQWLFEEHNFHRVIAGYMPRNAKSEKVLESLGFEKEGYAKDYLLINGKWEDHVLTSKINPNWQTP
- the pyk gene encoding pyruvate kinase, which produces MSDRLRRTKIVTTLGPATDRDNNLEKIIAAGANVVRMNFSHGSPEDHIQRTKTVREIAAKLGKHVAILGDLQGPKIRVSTFKDNKIQLAIGDKFTLDSDLAKGEGNQDAVGLDYKELPKDVTAGDVLLLDDGRVQLRVVSVEGNKVHTEVTVGGPLSNNKGINKQGGGLSAEALTDKDKADILTAAAMKVDYLAVSFPRNGEDMKYARRLAVDAGLEAKLVAKVERAESVATTEAMDDIILASDAVMVARGDLGVEIGDPELVGVQKKLIRRARSLNRTVITATQMMESMITSPMPTRAEVMDVANAVLDGTDAVMLSAETAAGDFPVETVTAMASVCLGAEKEPSINVSNHRLARTFESPEETIAMSTMYAANHMEGVKAMVTMTESGRTPLMMSRISSGLPIFAMSRNESTLNRAALFRGVTPIFFDRESDAGLEAAKHAVAVLKEQNYLATGDLVIITQGDVMDTVGSTNNMRILTVE
- a CDS encoding MurR/RpiR family transcriptional regulator, with the translated sequence MNTLEKIQKNLDNFSKSERKVAEVIIASPQTAIHSSIATLAKMADVSEPTVNRFCRRLDTKGFPDFKLHLAQSLANGTPYVNRNVEETDGPDAYTSKIFESTMACLDVAKNSLEPLQVNRAVDLLTQAKKISFFGLGASASVAHDAQNKFFRFNIPVVCFDDIVMQRMSVINCSDGDVVVVISHTGRTKSLVEIARMARENSATVIGITAKDSPLDHECSLSICLDVPEDTDIYMPMASRVVQMTVIDVLATGFTLRRGAGFRENLKRVKDSLKDSRFSKQDLI
- a CDS encoding SDR family oxidoreductase, with the translated sequence MKVSICGCGWLGLPLAHYLKNQGMQVQGSKRTLADAQALSHNGILGFPLALPLNKEAVEELNDFFDCDVMVVNIPPGRKTLLSAQYAQSILILCEEAKRKGCRRLIFISTTSVYGDCTGTVSEKTTPMPTTESGKAHYEIEQGLMASWGEQVTVLRLAGLIGPNRHPVKFLSGRSNIQQGGAPVNLIHQQDCIRAITAIIRSQPVQSVFHLAASQHPSRADYYTAMAKLAGLAVPEFTDNCGENEKQVDALFTCEQLGLVLDKDDLMQVKPELDDLKY
- a CDS encoding M20 family metallopeptidase, which gives rise to MTQSFSLNTYLEQLAQLVNIDCGSHTPTGIAQVADVLTPMFESLGFTVSRHQPHPDSGPCLAITNKPDAEHYDVMLSGHMDTVFPVGTVAERPMTFDDEKVYGPGATDMKSGILSAWYALKALTDEERSRLAIVVVLNCDEEIGSIYSREWLEGFARKSRQVLVCEASRPTGNLIRSRKGNAKYEIEFHGVASHAGSALADGVNAIYELSHWSLAIKNMVNLETGTTMNVGVIEGGMAVNVVPDYAKATVDLRFWNTDEAETIHEKLLAMAEAPFEAGASVTVNRVTFKPSMQPSSDTEALIKLVSEEADKLNIVYGWEDAGGGSDGNFTAALGTPTLDGFGPMGAGFHSDKEYLLIDSIAPRIELLANTLRRL
- a CDS encoding zinc/cadmium/mercury/lead-transporting ATPase — protein: MCAQCNSKKNHIHTTKAAVGSASTVKVESAVTTDCCSTGTSSSCSSTSDTSDGDDGGDAASSGAVINQPLADKSMTKFKAFTTVENADSSSVLTPPSGSTQPHCHDTPISHNAAGSSNASDCCSAGQCSANEDVLKDENIEAALVNESGHTQRWNILGMDCPSCAAKLEKAVLSLTGVEQAKVMFATEKLVVSSASPMADKIEGKAKEAGFRLVGSTSSVKDDQPSFIQQHFAVIAIAFMMIVSFAIDSQSEFYGLIAFSVTTILGLIPILKKSINLAKSGSPFSIETLMSIAALGALYLGETAEAAMVLLLFLLGEQLEGYAASRARSGVKALMDLVPEEATVVRPNGERTKVAVESLKKGDVIEVAPGARLPADGIVLDIAASFDESALTGESVPVERMPGDKVMAGSLVADKVVQLTIESEQGDNAIDRILHLIEDAESRKAPLERFLDKFSRWYTPAMIVLAALVIVIPPMLFGQSWDEWLYKGLTLLLIACPCALVISTPAAITSGLAAAAKRGALIKGGAALEQLGHIQTVAFDKTGTLTEGKPVMTDLVSWEGDETRLLRQAAAIEAGSLHPLAMAVIKAAENKGIHIPEAKHREALVGKGIQGEVDGEMLLLCAADRLPESVLLTVEQQQTVDNLENQGKTLVVAMRGSLPVGVIAWRDNLRDDAAKAIIALKEIGVGAVMLTGDNCRAASAIAADIGIDFRAGLLPADKVSAVREMNDRHNIAMVGDGINDAPAMKTASIGIAMGGGTDVALETADAALTHNRVSELPNMIALSRATLANIRQNIVLALGLKGVFLVTTLLGMTGLWVAVLADSGATALVTLNALRLLRFNPDK